In a single window of the Phocoena phocoena chromosome 14, mPhoPho1.1, whole genome shotgun sequence genome:
- the GAREM2 gene encoding GRB2-associated and regulator of MAPK protein 2 → MEKLAAGLAGLRWSMGAFPLDLIVSRCRLPTLACLGPGEYAEGVSERDILLIHSCRQWTTVTAHTLEEGHYVIGPKIDIPLQYPGKFKLLEQARDVREPVRYFSSVEEVASVFPDRIFVMEAITFSVKVVSGEFSEDSEVYNFTLHAGDELTLMGQAEILCAKTTKERSRFTTLLRKLGRAGALAGVGGGGGGGSPGGTGAAGGSGGARPIKGKMPCLICMNRRTNESLSLPFQCQGRFSTRSPLELQMQEGEHTVRAIIERVRLPVNVLVPSRPPRNPYDLHPVREGHCYKLVSIISKTVVLGLALRREGPAPLHFLLLTDTPRFALPQGLLAGDPRVERLVRDSASYCRERFDPDEYSTAVREAPAELAEDCASPRRARLCLPAPPRALRPARAPASGPGPGPPGDGDQEYVSPDWAGAPEPAAPPAEIPYEELWTHQAAEGFAEGRTRPLPGPDLISFGAAGPPRLEPEAAPPPVPPKSEAVKEECRLLNAPPVPPRGGSASGRLSGSPPVPPRFPKLQPVHSPSSSLSYYSSGLQDGPGSRSGSGSPSPDTYSLYCYPCTWGDCKVGESPSRPRPGPLPSTTQPSQTSRALVEPLSSGAASLWGADTPVKTYHSCPPPFKPSHPQKRFAPLGALNPFSGPAYPSGPSAASSSGPTASSGALATSSPAHSPGLGPPGQACSAAASSCCPTSSSSSSERQTPALEPSDPFELGRGSSPEPELLRCQEPRAVRAPGPGPGLLPLGPPKAFEPEGLVLRQVPAPLSPVALQGRLEGPPASPRDGATGWGGRDASSWQPPADLSALSLEEVSRSLRFIGLSEDVVSCFARERIDGSIFVQLGEDILADDFHLTKLQVRKIMQFIKGWRPKI, encoded by the exons ATGGAGAAGTTGGCGGCCGGGCTGGCGGGCCTGCGCTGGAGCATGGGCGCCTTCCCGCTCGACCTCATCGTCAGCCGCTGCCGCTTGCCCACGCTTGCCTGCCTCGGGCCAG GGGAGTATGCCGAGGGCGTCAGTGAGCGAGACATCCTGCTCATTCACTCCTGCCGCCAGTGGACAACGGTGACAGCCCACACCCTGGAGGAGGGTCACTATGTCATCGGGCCCAAGATTGACATCCCCCTGCAGTACCCAG GGAAGTTCAAGCTCCTGGAGCAGGCCCGGGATGTTCGGGAGCCAGTGAGGTACTTCAGCAGCGTGGAGGAGGTGGCCAGCGTCTTCCCTGATCGCATATTTGTGATGGAAGCCATCACCTTCAGTGTCAAG GTTGTGTCAGGCGAGTTCAGCGAGGACAGCGAGGTGTACAACTTCACGCTGCACGCCGGCGACGAGCTCACTCTCATGGGCCAGGCGGAGATCCTGTGCGCCAAGACCACCAAGGAGCGCTCACGCTTCACCACCCTGCTGCGCAAGCTGGGCCGGGCCGGGGCGCTGGCCGGGgtaggcggcggcggcggtggcggcagcCCGGGGGGCACGGGGGCCGCGGGTGGCAGCGGGGGCGCCAGGCCCATCAAAGGCAAGATGCCCTGCCTCATCTGCATGAACCGCCGCACCAATGAGAGCCTGAGCCTGCCCTTCCAGTGCCAGGGCCGCTTCAGCACGCGCAGCCCGCTGGAGCTGCAGATGCAGGAGGGCGAGCACACGGTGCGCGCCATCATCGAGCGCGTGCGGCTCCCGGTGAACGTGCTGGTGCCCAGCCGACCGCCGCGCAACCCCTACGACCTGCACCCGGTGCGGGAGGGCCACTGCTACAAGCTGGTCAGCATCATCTCCAAGACGGTGGTGCTGGGGCTGGCGCTGCGCCGCGAGGGCCCGGCGCCGCTGCACTTCCTGCTGCTCACCGACACGCCCCGCTTCGCGCTACCGCAGGGCCTGCTGGCCGGGGACCCGCGTGTCGAGCGCCTGGTGCGCGACAGCGCCTCCTACTGCCGCGAGCGCTTCGACCCCGACGAGTACTCGACCGCCGTGCGCGAAGCGCCCGCCGAGCTGGCCGAAGACTGCGCCAGCCCGCGCCGCGCGCGCCTCTGCCTGCCCGCGCCCCCGCGCGCCCTCCGGCCCGCCCGCGCCCCCGCctccggccccggccccggcccgccCGGCGACGGCGACCAGGAGTACGTGAGTCCCGACTGGGCCGGCGCGCCCGAGCCCGCAGCGCCACCCGCCGAGATCCCCTACGAGGAGCTGTGGACGCACCAGGCGGCTGAAGGCTTCGCCGAGGGCAGGACCCGGCCGCTCCCGGGGCCCGACCTCATCTCCTTCGGGGCCGCCGGGCCGCCCCGCCTGGAGCCCGAGGCGGCCCCGCCTCCAGTGCCTCCCAAATCCGAGGCG GTGAAGGAGGAATGCCGCCTGCTCAACGCCCCTCCTGTGCCCCCCCGAGGTGGCAGTGCCAGTGGCCGGCTCTCGGGCAGTCCCCCGGTGCCCCCACGCTTCCCCAAGCTGCAGCCTGTCCActcccccagctccagcctcTCCTACTACTCCTCTGGCCTCCAGGATGG GCCGGGCTCCCGCAGTGGCAGTGGCTCTCCGTCACCGGATACCTACTCCCTCTATTGCTACCCATGCACCTGGGGAGACTGCAAGGTGGGCGAGTCCCCCAGCCGCCCACGCCCGGGACCCCTGCCCTCGACTACGCAGCCCAGCCAGACCTCCCGGGCCCTTGTAGAGCCCCTGAGCAGTGGAGCTGCTTCTCTCTGGGGGGCCGACACCCCGGTCAAGACCTACCACAGCTGCCCGCCTCCATTCaagccctcccacccccagaaacGCTTTGCTCCCCTTGGAGCTCTGAACCCCTTTTCCGGGCCTGCCTACCCCTCAGGCCCTTCAGCCGCCTCCTCTTCTGGGCCCACAGCCAGCTCAGGTGCCCTGGCTACCTCCAGCCCCGCTCATTCCCCGGGCCTGGGCCCTCCAGGCCAGGCCTGTTCGGCGGCTGCCTCCTCCTGCtgtcccacctcctcctcctcttcctctgagcGGCAGACACCTGCCCTGGAGCCCTCTGATCCCTTTGAGCTGGGCCGGGGCAGTTCTCCAGAGCCGGAGCTGCTGCGCTGTCAGGAGCCCAGAGCTGTGAGGgctcctgggcctgggcctggcctccTGCCACTTGGACCCCCCAAGGCCTTTGAGCCTGAAGGCTTGGTGCTGCGGCAGGTCCCCGCCCCCCTGTCCCCCGTGGCCCTGCAGGGGCGCCTGGAAGGGCCTCCGGCCAGTCCTCGGGATGGGGCCACAGGCTGGGGCGGCCGGGATGCCTCCTCCTGGCAGCCCCCCGCGGACCTgtctgcactctccctggaggaGGTCTCGCGAAGTCTGCGTTTCATCGGGCTCTCGGAGGACGTGGTGAGCTGCTTTGCCCGAGAGCGCATTGATGGCAGCATCTTCGTGCAGCTTGGTGAGGACATCTTGGCAGATGACTTCCACCTCACCAAGCTGCAGGTCAGGAAGATCATGCAGTTCATCAAAGGCTGGCGGCCCAAGATCTGA